The following coding sequences lie in one Lolium perenne isolate Kyuss_39 chromosome 2, Kyuss_2.0, whole genome shotgun sequence genomic window:
- the LOC127331662 gene encoding probable serine/threonine-protein kinase At1g54610, with protein sequence MGCVYGRPSAACTPSPDRRAASQPQHKADASSAAAAGEAGEKVEQPAAAVAAPVKRERRSRSSRHGPPEARLGGSFANKARGEQVAAGWPAWLSAVAGEAINGWTPRRADSFEKIDKIGQGTYSNVYKARDSVSGKIVALKKVRFDNLEPESVRFMAREILILRRLDHPNVIKLDGLVTSRMSCSLYLVFDYMVHDLAGLAASPDIKFTLPQVKCYVHQLLSGLEHCHNQGVLHRDIKGSNLLMDDHGVLKIGDFGLASFFDPNHKQPMTSRVVTLWYRPPELLLGATDYGVGVDLWSAGCILAELLAGKPIMPGRTEVEQLHKIFKLCGSPAEEYWKKSKLPHATIFKPQQPYKRRIADTFKDFPQSALRLIETLLSIDPADRLTATAALNSDFFKTEPHACDPSSLPQYPPSKEMDAKRRDEEARRLRAAGNRPNGDGARKTRTRDRPRAVPAPEANAELQVNIDKRRLITHANAKSKSEKFPPPHQDGAIGYPLGCSNHMEPTFEPPDPSSFSTVFPYEKGSVPTWSGPLADPSAGKQKRKHKSGRSSKQPSTARAR encoded by the exons ATGGGCTGCGTGTACGGCCGCCCGTCCGCCGCCTGCACACCCAGCCCCGACCGCCGCGCCGCGTCCCAGCCGCAGCACAAGGCGGATGCCTCCTCTGCTGCGGCGGCGGGGGAGGCCGGCGAGAAGGTCGAGCAgccggccgccgccgtcgccgcgccgGTGAAGCGGGAGCGGCGGTCGCGGTCGTCGCGGCACGGCCCGCCGGAGGCTCGCCTCGGGGgcagcttcgccaacaaggcgcgCGGCGAGCAGGTCGCCGCCGGCTGGCCCGCCTGGCTCTCCGCCGTCGCCGGCGAGGCCATCAACGGCTGGACCCCGCGCCGCGCCGACTCCTTCGAGAAGATCGACAAG ATCGGGCAGGGCACGTACAGCAACGTGTACAAGGCGCGGGACTCGGTGAGCGGCAAGATCGTGGCGCTCAAGAAGGTGCGGTTCGACAACCTGGAGCCGGAGAGCGTGCGGTTCATGGCGCGGGAGATCCTCATCCTGCGCCGCCTCGACCACCCCAACGTCATCAAGCTCGACGGCCTCGTCACCTCCCGCATGTCATGCAGCCTCTACCTCGTCTTCGACTACATGGTGCACGACCTCGCGGGACTCGCCGCCAGCCCCGACATCAAGTTCACCCTGCCGCAG GTCAAGTGCTACGTGCACCAGCTGCTGTCGGGGCTGGAGCACTGCCACAACCAGGGGGTGCTGCACCGCGACATCAAGGGCTCCAACCTGCTCATGGATGACCATGGCGTGCTCAAGATTGGGGACTTCGGTCTCGCATCCTTCTTCGACCCGAACCACAAGCAACCGATGACTAGTCGGGTGGTGACTCTGTGGTACCGGCCGCCAGAGTTGCTGTTGGGCGCCACTGATTACGGAGTAGGCGTCGACTTGTGGAGCGCCGGCTGTATCCTTGCTGAGCTGCTGGCCGGGAAACCTATTATGCCGGGACGGACCGAG GTGGAACAGTTGCATAAGATATTTAAGCTATGCGGATCCCCCGCTGAAGAATATTGGAAAAAATCGAAGTTGCCGCATGCAACCATATTTAAGCCCCAGCAGCCATACAAAAGGCGAATAGCAGATACATTCAAAGACTTTCCGCAATCAGCACTTCGGCTGATCGAAACACTTCTCTCAATTGATCCTGCTGATCGTTTAACAGCAACTGCTGCATTAAATAGTGAT TTCTTCAAAACGGAACCTCATGCTTGTGATCCATCAAGTCTACCCCAGTACCCACCAAGCAAAGAGATGGATGCAAAacgaagagatgaagaagctagacG TTTAAGAGCTGCTGGTAATAGACCTAATGGTGATGGAGCTAGGAAGACAAGGACACGTGATCGGCCTCGGGCTGTTCCAGCACCGGAGGCAAATGCTGAACTCCAAGTAAACATTGAT AAAAGAAGGCTAATAACGCATGCAAATGCGAAGAGCAAGAGTGAAAAGTTCCCTCCACCACATCAGGATGGAGCAATCGGATATCCGTTGGGTTGTTCAAATCACATGGAACCTACATTTGAACCCCCAGATCCATCTTCGTTTAGCACCGTATTTCCTTACGAGAAGGGTTCCGTGCCTACTTGGTCTGGACCATTGGCTGACCCTTCTGCAGGTAAGCAGAAGCGGAAACACAAGTCTGGCCGCTCTTCGAAACAACCATCGACTGCCCGTGCCCGATAA
- the LOC127328342 gene encoding protein GAMETE EXPRESSED 1-like, with amino-acid sequence MRSTGHLLLVAVALLILSTLWPAASAWSLFSSSKPASPPPQLLLDGAVADFSIDGGGAGRDPRGLKLLDGARRKIAATGTCWSEAYRGLFASCADIMADKERQSRLAWRLSECFQEDSGRPPLPRCDDERSGMVHCRKRLSESESKVFLEFFLETNTLCHQLQAEAFKQNTERLVNDLSRSATAASEKLSTIEERSGKIIQDSTELHGSMSSIVSQTENLTAASNSIKTRIGDVLEQSAALAEQSRQIAAAQAALGEGQAEMRERIDAGMARVEEEYARLGEEMVRLKEEAAGIEREVRLVGDAMAARMEGLQRTADAIGNATGRSLENQKELLDGQLTAMKGLAELRGFMARALQEARETMHKLASFGRQQQEELLARQEQLRQAHNHLMHNSESILQAQEEFSAKQANIFAALDKLYVLHNAILVESRFIKAFFFYSCVVFLIYLLTSAKQTFAIRGHLYFGLCVTLAVEVMLIRFSADDDITKPFGIVSKVLLLRSLFLAAAAAQILHAVFAFKDYEVLNHQLLRTLVEKVRAIEDNNAGDKMCPWSTGSDDDEKSLSDYSWVFDELQEEVDSEIDPDFMLPKDEIYGKNHLFQEEISDNSLTASAATRRYNLRVRIAPR; translated from the exons ATGAGAAGCACAGGTCATCTCCTTCTCGTTGCCGTTGCGCTGCTGATCCTATCAACGCTGTGGCCCGCGGCTAGTGCATGGAGCCTCTTCTCCTCCTCTAAACCCGCGTCACCGCCGCCGCAGCTGCTGCTCGACGGCGCGGTGGCCGACTTCTCGATCGACGGCGGTGGCGCCGGCAGAGACCCGAGAGGGCTCAAGCTCCTGGACGGTGCGCGGCGCAAGATCGCCGCCACCGGCACCTGCTGGAGCGAGGCGTACCGCGGCCTGTTCGCGAGCTGCGCCGACATCATGGCCGACAAGGAGCGGCAGTCGAGGCTGGCGTGGCGCCTCAGCGAGTGCTTCCAGGAGGACTCCGGCCGCCCGCCGCTGCCGCGCTGCGACGACGAGCGCTCCGGCATGGTGCACTGCCGCAAGCGCCTCTCCGAGTCCGAGAGCAAGGTGTTCCTCGAGTTCTTCCTCGAGACCAACACCCTGTGCCACCAGCTGCAGGCGGAGGCGTTCAAGCAGAACACGGAGAGGCTGGTGAACGACCTGTCGCggtcggcgacggcggcgagcgAGAAGCTGTCCACGATCGAGGAGAGGTCGGGGAAGATCATCCAGGATTCGACCGAGCTCCACGGCTCCATGTCCTCCATCGTGTCCCAGACCGAGAACCTCACCGCGGCGTCCAACAGCATCAAGACCAGGATCGGCGACGTGCTGGAGCAGTCCGCGGCGCTCGCCGAGCAGTCCAGGCAGATCGCGGCCGCGCAGGCGGCGCTCGGGGAAGGGCAGGCGGAGATGCGGGAACGGATCGACGCCGGCATGGCAAGGGTGGAGGAGGAGTACGCGAGGTTAGGCGAGGAGATGGTGAGGCTgaaggaggaggcggcggggATCGAGAGGGAGGTCAGGCTCGTCGGGGACGCCATGGCGGCGAGGATGGAGGGACTGCAGAGGACGGCCGATGCGATCGGGAACGCCACCGGCCGGTCGCTGGAGAACCAGAAAGAGCTGCTAGACGGGCAGTTGACGGCAATGAAGGGCCTCGCGGAGCTCCGGGGCTTCATGGCGCGGGCGCTCCAGGAGGCCAGGGAGACGATGCACAAGCTGGCGAGCTTCGGGCGGCAGCAGCAGGAGGAGTTGCTGGCTCGGCAGGAGCAGCTCCGGCAGGCGCACAACCACCTCATGCACAACTCCGAATCCATCCTTCAAGCGCAGGAAGAGTTCAGCGCGAAGCAGGCCAACATCTTCGCGGCGCTGGACAAGCTCTACGTGCTCCACAACGCCATCCTGGTGGAGTCCCGCTTCATCAAGGCATTCTTCTTCTACTCCTGCGTCGTCTTCCTCATCTACCTCCTCACCAGCGCCAAGCAGACATTCGCCATCAGAGGACACCTCTACTTCG GTCTGTGTGTCACGCTGGCGGTGGAGGTCATGCTCATCAGGTTCAGCGCCGACGACGACATCACCAAACCGTTCGGGATCGTGTCCAAGGTGCTGCTGCTCCGGTCGTTGTTTCTCGCCGCCGCAGCCGCGCAGATCCTGCACGCCGTCTTCGCCTTCAA GGACTATGAGGTGCTGAACCATCAGCTGCTCCGGACGCTGGTGGAGAAAGTCCGGGCAATTGAGGACAACAATGCGG GAGACAAGATGTGCCCATGGAGCACCGGCAGTGATGATGACGAGAAAAGCCTCAGCGACTACTCGTGGGTCTTTGATGAGCTACAGGAAGAAGTGGACAGCGAAATCGATCCAGATTTCATGCTCCCCAAAGATGAAATCTACGGGAAGAATCACCTTTTCCAGGAAGAAATCAGCGATAATTCACTCACGGCATCGGCCGCCACGAGGAGATACAATCTTCGGGTGCGCATTGCACCACGGTGA